The following coding sequences lie in one Nocardioides sambongensis genomic window:
- the gabT gene encoding 4-aminobutyrate--2-oxoglutarate transaminase: MVVDVDGNSLIDFGSGIAVTTVGNSNPRVVAAVAEQVAAFTHTCFMVTPYDGYLRVAERLNAITPGDHEKRTVLFNSGAEAVENAVKIARAHTGRQAVVVFDHAYHGRTNLTMAMTAKNMPYKHGFGPFAGEVYRAPLSYPFRDGGLDGAAAAARAIDTIDKQVGATNTAAVVIEPIQGEGGFVVPAPGFLAAMAAWCRDHGVVFVADEVQTGVARTGALFACEHEEVMPDLIVTAKGLAGGMPLSAVTGRAEVMDAPHTGGLGGTYGGNPVACAAALAVLDAVEEDGLVERARAIEATMVPRLRALQQGDARVGDVRGRGAMIAVELVRPGTTEPDAALTAQVAAAAHAEGLIVLTCGTWGNVLRFLPPLSIPDHLLDEGLDILERIFRATR; this comes from the coding sequence GTGGTCGTCGACGTCGACGGCAACTCCCTGATCGACTTCGGCTCCGGCATCGCGGTGACCACGGTCGGCAACAGCAACCCGCGCGTGGTGGCGGCCGTCGCCGAGCAGGTCGCCGCGTTCACCCACACCTGCTTCATGGTCACCCCCTACGACGGCTACCTCCGGGTCGCAGAGCGGCTCAACGCGATCACCCCCGGCGACCACGAGAAGCGCACCGTGCTCTTCAACTCCGGGGCCGAGGCGGTGGAGAACGCGGTCAAGATCGCCCGCGCCCACACCGGCCGCCAGGCGGTCGTGGTCTTCGACCACGCCTATCACGGCCGGACCAACCTCACCATGGCGATGACCGCCAAGAACATGCCCTACAAGCACGGCTTCGGGCCGTTCGCCGGCGAGGTCTACCGGGCCCCGCTGTCCTACCCGTTCCGCGACGGCGGCCTGGACGGCGCCGCGGCGGCGGCACGGGCGATCGACACCATCGACAAGCAGGTCGGCGCCACCAACACCGCCGCCGTGGTGATCGAGCCGATCCAGGGGGAGGGAGGCTTCGTCGTGCCGGCACCCGGCTTCCTCGCCGCGATGGCCGCGTGGTGCCGCGACCACGGCGTGGTCTTCGTCGCCGACGAGGTGCAGACCGGCGTCGCCCGGACCGGGGCACTCTTCGCCTGCGAGCACGAGGAGGTCATGCCGGACCTGATCGTCACCGCGAAGGGTCTGGCCGGCGGCATGCCCCTCTCCGCGGTCACCGGCCGCGCCGAGGTCATGGACGCGCCGCACACCGGCGGACTCGGCGGCACCTACGGCGGCAACCCGGTCGCCTGCGCCGCCGCGCTGGCCGTGCTGGACGCGGTCGAGGAGGACGGTCTGGTCGAGCGCGCCCGCGCGATCGAGGCCACGATGGTCCCCCGGCTGCGCGCGCTGCAGCAGGGCGACGCCCGGGTCGGCGACGTCCGGGGACGCGGCGCGATGATCGCCGTCGAGCTGGTCCGTCCGGGCACCACCGAGCCCGACGCCGCGCTCACCGCCCAAGTCGCCGCCGCCGCGCACGCCGAGGGGCTGATCGTGCTCACCTGCGGCACCTGGGGCAACGTGCTGCGGTTCCTGCCGCCGCTCTCGATCCCGGACCACCTGCTCGACGAGGGTCTGGACATCCTCGAGCGGATCTTCCGCGCCACCCGCTGA
- a CDS encoding SDR family oxidoreductase, whose product MNTYVVSGAASGIGAATAAWLRTAGHRVIGLDLREGDGVEIGADLGTPAGRTDAVRRIGELAPDGLDGIAPCAGLGPVTGLDPQTMVSVNYFGSVDLVEALRPSLRPGAAVVMVSSNSVTGQPGWNAEVAQACLTGGEEVARKVAGGVEVVHIYAATKAAVAYWARRASASPEWGGAGLRLNAVAPGFIATPMGEAMTKDPVLGQFVQAYPSALGRPGRPEEVAEVIGFLLSDRASLITGSVVFVDGGTDALLRPIAPTGLDVPPIHAR is encoded by the coding sequence ATGAACACCTACGTGGTCAGTGGAGCAGCATCGGGCATCGGCGCGGCGACGGCGGCCTGGCTGCGCACCGCCGGACACCGAGTGATCGGACTCGACCTGCGCGAGGGGGACGGTGTCGAGATCGGCGCCGACCTCGGCACGCCCGCCGGCCGCACGGACGCCGTACGACGCATCGGGGAGCTCGCCCCCGATGGGCTGGACGGGATCGCGCCCTGCGCCGGACTGGGGCCGGTCACCGGCCTCGACCCGCAGACCATGGTGTCGGTGAACTACTTCGGCAGCGTCGACCTGGTCGAGGCGCTCCGCCCCTCGCTGCGGCCGGGCGCGGCGGTGGTGATGGTCTCGTCGAACTCGGTGACCGGCCAGCCGGGCTGGAACGCCGAGGTCGCGCAGGCCTGCTTGACCGGCGGGGAGGAGGTCGCCCGCAAGGTGGCGGGCGGTGTCGAGGTGGTCCACATCTACGCCGCCACCAAAGCGGCCGTGGCCTACTGGGCCCGCCGCGCCAGCGCGAGCCCCGAGTGGGGCGGCGCCGGCCTGCGGCTCAACGCGGTCGCCCCGGGCTTCATCGCCACGCCGATGGGTGAGGCGATGACGAAGGACCCGGTGCTCGGCCAGTTCGTGCAGGCCTACCCGTCGGCCCTGGGGCGACCCGGACGGCCGGAGGAGGTGGCCGAGGTGATCGGGTTCCTGCTCTCCGACCGTGCCTCCCTGATCACCGGATCGGTGGTCTTCGTCGACGGGGGCACCGACGCGCTGCTCCGTCCGATCGCGCCCACCGGACTGGACGTCCCGCCGATCCACGCGAGGTGA
- a CDS encoding TetR/AcrR family transcriptional regulator gives MAPAARTTGDRRRRASHSMEAVLAEAVRLLDEAGEPALTFRALAGRLGGGVASIYWYVSSKEELLDRATDHVLEGVLTATDDLPVGDDPLADLRVIAVTLFDAIAERPWLGAYFMRNTDVQPHALRLYERLGQQVLRLDLDPRQSFHAVSAVVGYVVGVAADMGRQPPREVLDGELDQAEYLARYAEHWRAMDAEEFPFLHVIVDEFADHDDADQFSAGLDLLLAGLRLQADAGRRTLGT, from the coding sequence ATGGCACCAGCGGCACGCACCACCGGCGACCGGCGACGACGGGCCTCCCACTCCATGGAGGCCGTGCTCGCCGAGGCGGTCCGCCTCCTCGACGAGGCCGGCGAGCCGGCCCTCACCTTCCGGGCGCTGGCCGGGCGGCTCGGCGGCGGCGTCGCCAGCATCTACTGGTACGTCTCCAGCAAGGAGGAGCTGCTCGACCGGGCCACGGACCACGTGCTCGAAGGGGTGCTCACCGCGACCGACGACCTCCCCGTCGGCGACGACCCGCTGGCCGACCTCCGGGTGATCGCGGTGACCCTGTTCGACGCCATCGCCGAACGGCCCTGGCTCGGGGCCTACTTCATGCGCAACACCGACGTGCAGCCGCACGCGCTGCGGCTCTACGAGCGGCTCGGCCAGCAGGTCCTCCGTCTCGACCTCGACCCACGGCAGAGCTTCCATGCCGTCTCGGCGGTGGTCGGTTACGTGGTCGGGGTCGCCGCCGACATGGGCCGCCAGCCCCCCCGGGAGGTCCTCGACGGAGAGCTCGACCAGGCCGAGTACCTCGCCCGGTACGCCGAGCACTGGCGGGCCATGGACGCCGAGGAGTTCCCGTTCCTCCACGTCATCGTCGACGAGTTCGCCGACCACGACGATGCCGACCAGTTCAGTGCCGGCCTCGACCTGCTGCTCGCCGGCCTGCGTCTCCAGGCCGACGCGGGTCGTCGTACGCTCGGGACGTGA
- a CDS encoding SIP domain-containing protein, with the protein MTWLPRAGGGRGADLAPTVLAHLADQQGRSAPAFGEVTEDDIDPDLWETPVYSSSGEEVAAATTVPTGEGPFPGLYAWIAGESKVVTGLRRTLVKELGLDRSQVAFMGYWREGVAMRS; encoded by the coding sequence GTGACCTGGCTGCCCCGTGCCGGTGGCGGGCGCGGCGCGGACCTCGCGCCGACGGTGCTCGCGCACCTCGCCGACCAGCAGGGCCGCTCGGCCCCGGCGTTCGGCGAGGTCACCGAGGACGACATCGACCCCGACCTCTGGGAGACCCCGGTCTACTCCTCCTCGGGCGAGGAGGTCGCCGCGGCGACCACCGTGCCCACCGGCGAGGGCCCGTTCCCCGGTCTCTACGCCTGGATCGCCGGCGAGTCCAAGGTGGTCACCGGGCTGCGCCGCACGCTGGTCAAGGAGCTCGGCCTGGACCGCTCCCAGGTGGCGTTCATGGGCTACTGGCGCGAGGGCGTCGCGATGCGTTCCTGA
- a CDS encoding DUF2461 domain-containing protein, with translation MTFEGFPVAALDFYDDLEVDNTKSFWEAHKATYLEQVRAPMTALTDELAREFGSAKVFRPYRDVRFAKDKTPYKTHQGAFVGVTSACGWYVEVAAPGVRVGAGVYEASGDRLAALREAMADDRTGPQLAKILRGLERAGFEVTGDRLKTAPRGYEKDHPRIELLRMRTVLGMRSYGFEPFVHTPELLDRVRADWRALRPLVNWLSDALD, from the coding sequence GTGACCTTCGAGGGCTTCCCCGTCGCCGCGCTCGACTTCTACGACGACCTCGAGGTCGACAACACCAAGTCGTTCTGGGAGGCGCACAAGGCGACGTACCTGGAGCAGGTGCGGGCGCCGATGACCGCGCTCACCGACGAGCTGGCCCGGGAGTTCGGGTCGGCGAAGGTGTTCCGCCCTTATCGCGACGTCCGCTTCGCGAAGGACAAGACGCCGTACAAGACCCATCAGGGTGCGTTCGTCGGCGTGACCTCCGCCTGCGGCTGGTACGTCGAGGTCGCAGCGCCCGGTGTCCGGGTCGGGGCCGGCGTCTACGAGGCGTCCGGGGACCGGCTCGCCGCGCTGCGCGAGGCGATGGCCGACGATCGGACCGGGCCGCAGCTCGCCAAGATCCTGCGCGGGCTGGAGCGCGCCGGCTTCGAGGTCACCGGCGACCGACTGAAGACCGCGCCCCGTGGCTACGAGAAGGACCACCCGCGGATCGAGCTGCTGCGGATGCGCACGGTGCTGGGGATGCGGTCCTACGGCTTCGAGCCGTTCGTGCACACCCCGGAGCTGCTGGACCGGGTACGGGCCGACTGGCGGGCGCTGCGGCCGCTGGTCAACTGGCTCAGCGACGCGCTGGATTGA
- a CDS encoding PucR family transcriptional regulator, with amino-acid sequence MSPMVSLVDVLALPALALRPTHAVDPDAAVRWVATSELDDPAPFLEGGELLLTTGLAARGWRREWDGYVERLVARGICALGLATGLTHARPPVGLVRACERHHLNLIEVPHDTPFVAVSRAIADLLEEEDRREARDASRYQRELITAALDAHDGSAVPRRLAGLLRGAAAVLAPDGTLLVDPSGPRSDDLDLASLTAELARIRPRGLRAASAVATSDAAVELHPIGVRTRPSAYLAVLLPAGAGEARRSAVRTAVALLGLAGERAAERRDADRALRARALALFLAGDSHGAVLVLGAASRPVVVPERVCVVLSRPSVAAGAVRTGLSDLLEAVEDDGLMISGEDDGLVALVAPDRAEALAADAVAAGARVGIGEPVALEDVAAGHRTAGHALARTADGAPVVAWEQVMHTGILGLLEPDRAADFAHTLLAPLAASPELRATLLAFLSHHGSRLKVAEELGVHRNTVRHRIQQVEMLTGLHLDDAEHRVRAWIALQALPAPEPVQPR; translated from the coding sequence ATGTCACCCATGGTCAGCCTGGTCGACGTGCTCGCGCTGCCGGCACTCGCGCTGCGCCCCACCCACGCCGTGGATCCGGACGCCGCGGTGCGCTGGGTCGCCACCAGCGAGCTCGACGACCCCGCGCCCTTCCTCGAGGGCGGCGAGCTGTTGCTCACCACGGGCCTCGCGGCGCGCGGATGGCGCCGCGAGTGGGACGGGTACGTCGAACGGCTGGTCGCCCGCGGCATCTGTGCGCTCGGCCTGGCCACCGGGCTCACCCACGCCCGCCCGCCCGTCGGGCTGGTCCGCGCCTGCGAGCGGCACCACCTGAACCTGATCGAGGTGCCGCACGACACTCCGTTCGTGGCGGTCAGCCGGGCGATCGCCGACCTGCTCGAGGAGGAGGACCGGCGGGAGGCGCGCGACGCGAGCAGGTATCAGCGCGAGCTGATCACCGCGGCACTGGACGCTCACGACGGCAGCGCCGTCCCCCGACGGCTGGCCGGCCTGCTGCGCGGAGCGGCGGCCGTGCTCGCACCCGACGGCACACTCCTGGTCGACCCGTCCGGGCCGCGGTCGGACGACCTGGACCTGGCGAGCCTCACCGCCGAGCTGGCCCGGATCCGGCCACGGGGCCTGCGGGCCGCCTCCGCGGTGGCGACCTCGGACGCGGCGGTGGAGCTGCACCCGATCGGGGTGCGCACCCGCCCGTCGGCCTACCTCGCGGTGCTGCTGCCCGCCGGCGCCGGCGAGGCACGGCGCAGCGCGGTGCGCACCGCGGTCGCGCTGCTCGGGCTCGCCGGCGAGCGGGCCGCGGAGCGGCGCGACGCCGACCGGGCGTTGCGGGCCCGGGCGCTCGCGCTGTTCCTCGCCGGCGACTCCCACGGAGCCGTGCTCGTCCTCGGTGCGGCGTCCCGCCCGGTCGTCGTACCGGAGCGGGTGTGCGTGGTGCTGTCCCGGCCGAGCGTGGCGGCCGGGGCGGTCCGCACCGGGCTGAGCGACCTGCTCGAAGCCGTGGAGGACGACGGCCTGATGATCAGCGGCGAGGACGACGGCCTGGTGGCGCTGGTGGCTCCGGACCGCGCGGAGGCGCTCGCCGCCGACGCGGTGGCAGCCGGAGCGCGGGTCGGCATCGGCGAGCCGGTGGCGCTCGAGGATGTCGCGGCGGGACACCGGACCGCCGGCCATGCACTGGCCCGCACCGCGGACGGCGCGCCGGTGGTGGCCTGGGAGCAGGTGATGCACACCGGGATCCTCGGGCTGCTCGAGCCCGACCGCGCCGCCGACTTCGCGCACACCCTCCTCGCACCCCTGGCGGCCTCCCCCGAGCTGCGCGCCACCCTGCTGGCCTTCCTCAGCCACCACGGGTCGCGGCTGAAGGTGGCCGAGGAGCTCGGCGTCCACCGCAACACCGTGCGGCACCGGATCCAGCAGGTGGAGATGCTCACCGGGCTCCACCTCGACGACGCCGAGCACCGGGTCAGGGCGTGGATCGCACTGCAGGCGCTGCCGGCACCGGAGCCGGTGCAGCCGCGCTGA
- a CDS encoding SGNH/GDSL hydrolase family protein, giving the protein MVLDALIPGRFRRYVAVGDSFTEGVGDPDPGRPNGVRGWADRFAEALAAGDPAVGYANLAIRGRKLAGILDEQLAPAVALRPDLVTVYAGGNDILRPRVDIDALITRYDDAIAQLRGTGATVLVWSAFGARSSKAWKPMRGRFAYYNEGVREIADSRGAVLVDYWRMREYDDWGYWDVDRLHMSSAGHALMAIKVLERLGIRHDLPHPEPIVRPVLDARAQRAANRQWAREHLGPWVQRRVTGRSSGDGLSPKYPDYVSPLTWAPLESAQQ; this is encoded by the coding sequence GTGGTCCTCGATGCACTGATCCCCGGTCGGTTCCGCCGCTACGTCGCCGTCGGCGACTCCTTCACCGAAGGCGTCGGCGACCCCGACCCGGGCCGGCCCAACGGCGTGCGCGGCTGGGCCGACCGGTTCGCCGAGGCCCTCGCCGCCGGCGACCCCGCGGTGGGCTACGCCAACCTCGCCATCCGGGGCCGCAAGCTCGCCGGCATCCTCGACGAGCAGCTCGCCCCCGCGGTCGCGCTCCGCCCCGACCTGGTCACCGTCTACGCCGGCGGCAACGACATCCTCCGCCCGCGGGTCGACATCGACGCCCTGATCACCCGGTACGACGACGCGATCGCCCAGCTGCGCGGCACCGGCGCCACCGTCCTCGTCTGGTCCGCGTTCGGCGCCCGATCGTCGAAGGCGTGGAAGCCGATGCGCGGTCGCTTCGCCTACTACAACGAGGGCGTCCGGGAGATCGCCGACAGCCGGGGCGCGGTGCTCGTCGACTACTGGCGGATGCGCGAGTACGACGACTGGGGCTACTGGGACGTCGACCGGCTGCACATGTCCTCGGCCGGCCACGCGCTGATGGCGATCAAGGTGCTCGAGCGCCTCGGTATCCGGCACGACCTGCCGCACCCCGAGCCGATCGTCCGCCCCGTCCTCGACGCTCGCGCGCAGCGGGCCGCCAACCGGCAGTGGGCCCGTGAGCACCTCGGTCCGTGGGTGCAGCGCCGGGTCACCGGACGCTCCTCCGGCGACGGCCTGTCCCCGAAGTACCCCGACTACGTGTCCCCGCTGACCTGGGCCCCGCTGGAGTCCGCGCAGCAGTGA
- a CDS encoding siderophore-interacting protein, which produces MSTYVDELPMILDRVTVHSVDRVSPSVVRIEIGCDRLAEFGVDGPILDQRIKLIFPNAAGDLPSFDGMDDSWWTTWQQIPEDERGSIRTYTIRDAVGSGTDTRLVVDIVVHEPAAGEEPSGAGNAWALQATPGQELIVLCPRKGHLFGGIEWSPGDAERLLIVGDETAAPAIRGILRDLPADARGAVFLETVSPADQYDDMPAPRVSR; this is translated from the coding sequence GTGAGTACCTACGTCGACGAGCTGCCCATGATCCTCGACCGCGTGACGGTCCACTCCGTGGATCGGGTGAGCCCCTCGGTGGTCCGCATCGAGATCGGCTGCGACCGGCTGGCGGAGTTCGGGGTCGACGGCCCGATCCTGGACCAGCGGATCAAGCTGATCTTCCCCAACGCCGCCGGCGACCTGCCCTCGTTCGACGGCATGGACGACTCCTGGTGGACCACCTGGCAGCAGATCCCCGAGGACGAGCGCGGGTCGATCCGCACCTACACGATCCGCGACGCGGTCGGCAGCGGCACCGACACCCGCCTGGTGGTCGACATCGTCGTGCACGAGCCCGCCGCCGGCGAGGAGCCGTCCGGCGCCGGCAACGCCTGGGCCCTCCAGGCCACCCCCGGCCAGGAGCTGATCGTCCTCTGCCCGCGCAAGGGCCACCTCTTCGGCGGCATCGAGTGGTCCCCCGGCGACGCCGAACGCCTGCTCATCGTCGGGGACGAGACCGCGGCGCCGGCGATCCGCGGCATCCTGCGCGACCTGCCCGCCGACGCCCGCGGGGCGGTCTTCCTGGAGACCGTCTCCCCCGCCGACCAGTACGACGACATGCCGGCCCCGAGGGTGTCTCGGTGA
- a CDS encoding MFS transporter has product MSSITASRAVRTYGSLKAAWIPLLALCLAFFVEMVDNTLLTIALPTIGRDLGSGTTGLQWVTAAYSLTFGGLLLTAGSAADRLGRRRVLLVGLAAFGTISLAVIAVHSPGELIALRAALGIAAAMMAPITNSLVFRLFDDQALRMRAMTLMIVVGMSGFILGPLLGGTALAHVGWEWLLLVNAPIALIAWLGVRLGVPADRPEDLTDDRLDLPGALLSIAAIGLGCYALTSGVEHGWLSVLTVGSVLGAVLALIGFVRHERRTPSPMLDLTLFRDGTVRGAAIAQVGTSIAMAGVMFGLILHFQFAYGWSPVRAGLANLPLIITMIAATPISEGLVRRFGHRIACLVGAGLLAGSLAGLAWSVDHGYLPIAVCMVTLTVGLRTVMTICAVALVEAMPSNRTSLGAALNDTAQEVGTSVGTAVVGTLIAALVTVALPAGAWSHALVTSFFHGERITYALLAVVVGVIAGWGALSLTDSRATDEHG; this is encoded by the coding sequence ATGAGCTCCATCACCGCCTCTCGCGCCGTCCGCACCTACGGCTCCCTCAAAGCCGCCTGGATCCCGCTCCTCGCGCTGTGCCTCGCCTTCTTCGTCGAGATGGTCGACAACACGCTGCTGACCATCGCGCTGCCGACCATCGGCCGCGACCTCGGCTCCGGCACCACCGGGCTGCAGTGGGTGACCGCGGCGTACTCGCTCACTTTCGGCGGCCTGCTGCTCACCGCAGGCTCGGCGGCCGACCGCCTCGGCCGGCGGCGCGTGCTGCTGGTCGGACTGGCCGCGTTCGGCACGATCAGCCTCGCCGTGATCGCCGTGCACTCCCCCGGCGAGCTCATCGCCCTGCGCGCCGCCCTCGGCATCGCCGCCGCGATGATGGCCCCGATCACCAACTCCCTGGTGTTCCGCCTCTTCGACGACCAGGCCCTGCGGATGCGGGCGATGACGCTGATGATCGTGGTCGGGATGAGCGGCTTCATCCTCGGCCCGCTGCTGGGCGGCACCGCCCTCGCCCACGTCGGGTGGGAGTGGCTGCTGCTGGTCAACGCCCCGATCGCACTCATCGCCTGGCTCGGGGTGCGGCTCGGTGTCCCCGCCGACCGGCCCGAGGACCTGACCGACGACCGGCTCGACCTGCCCGGGGCCCTGCTGAGCATCGCCGCGATCGGCCTCGGCTGCTACGCACTCACCAGCGGCGTGGAGCACGGCTGGCTCTCCGTCCTGACCGTCGGCTCCGTGCTCGGCGCGGTGCTCGCACTGATCGGCTTCGTCCGGCACGAGCGGCGCACCCCGAGCCCGATGCTCGACCTGACCCTCTTCCGCGACGGTACGGTGCGCGGAGCCGCGATCGCCCAGGTCGGGACCTCCATCGCGATGGCCGGAGTGATGTTCGGCCTGATCCTGCACTTCCAGTTCGCCTACGGCTGGAGTCCGGTCCGCGCCGGCCTCGCCAACCTGCCCCTGATCATCACCATGATCGCCGCCACCCCGATCTCGGAGGGCCTGGTCCGGCGGTTCGGCCACCGGATCGCCTGCCTGGTGGGCGCCGGCCTGCTGGCCGGATCGCTGGCCGGACTGGCCTGGTCGGTCGACCACGGATACCTGCCGATCGCGGTCTGCATGGTCACGCTGACCGTCGGACTGCGCACCGTGATGACGATCTGCGCGGTGGCCCTGGTCGAGGCGATGCCCAGCAACCGCACCTCGCTCGGCGCCGCCCTCAACGACACCGCACAGGAGGTCGGCACCAGCGTCGGTACGGCGGTGGTGGGCACCCTGATCGCCGCACTGGTGACCGTCGCGCTGCCCGCCGGCGCGTGGAGCCACGCGTTGGTCACCTCGTTCTTCCACGGTGAGCGGATCACCTACGCGTTGCTGGCCGTGGTGGTGGGGGTCATCGCGGGATGGGGAGCGCTGAGCCTGACCGACTCGCGGGCGACCGACGAGCACGGGTGA
- a CDS encoding NAD-dependent succinate-semialdehyde dehydrogenase, giving the protein MSTTTETTLPTDSTLDRYVAGLAPEHGLRIGGGKHGVAATFAVRDPATTAVVAEVADAGTAEAAAAVDAAAAAFPGWRDTPPRQRAEVLRRAFELILADSDRLVALIACENGKSRADARAEVAYAAEFFRWFAEEAVRTDGDFGPAPAGGAHTLVTHRPVGVAALVTPWNFPAAMATRKIAPALAAGCTVVLKPAAETPLTAIALADLLREAGVPSGVVNVVPTTAAAEVVGTWTADPRVRKISFTGSTGVGRTLLGQAADRVLNASLELGGNAPFVVTADADLDAAVAGAMIAKFRNGGQACTAANRFYVHAEVHDAFVARFGAAIEALRVGPAADADSEIGPLITPAARDRVAASVDAAVTAGARIAHRASAPASGWFYPPTLLTGVRAEDPLLAEEIFGPVAPVVAWQEEDELVRLANDTEFGLAAYVYAGRLQDALRIAGRIEAGMVGVNRGVVSDPSAPFGGVKQSGLGREGARDGIREYQEVQYFSVDLGV; this is encoded by the coding sequence ATGAGCACCACCACCGAGACCACCCTCCCCACCGACTCCACCCTGGACCGGTACGTCGCCGGCCTGGCGCCCGAGCACGGCCTGCGCATCGGCGGCGGGAAGCACGGCGTCGCGGCCACCTTCGCCGTCCGGGACCCGGCGACGACCGCGGTGGTCGCCGAGGTCGCCGACGCCGGGACCGCAGAGGCGGCCGCGGCCGTCGACGCGGCCGCCGCGGCCTTCCCGGGATGGCGGGACACGCCACCGCGGCAGCGTGCCGAGGTGCTGCGCCGGGCGTTCGAGCTGATCCTCGCCGATAGCGACCGGCTGGTCGCGCTGATCGCCTGCGAGAACGGCAAGTCCCGCGCCGACGCGCGGGCCGAGGTCGCCTACGCCGCCGAGTTCTTCCGGTGGTTCGCCGAGGAGGCGGTCCGCACGGACGGTGACTTCGGTCCGGCTCCGGCCGGTGGCGCGCACACGCTGGTCACCCACCGGCCGGTGGGGGTGGCCGCGCTGGTCACCCCGTGGAACTTCCCGGCGGCGATGGCCACCCGCAAGATCGCGCCGGCGCTGGCGGCAGGGTGCACGGTGGTGCTCAAGCCGGCCGCCGAGACCCCGCTGACCGCGATCGCTTTGGCCGACCTGCTGCGCGAGGCGGGGGTGCCGTCCGGGGTGGTGAACGTGGTGCCGACCACCGCCGCCGCCGAGGTGGTCGGCACCTGGACGGCCGATCCCCGGGTCCGCAAGATCTCCTTCACCGGCTCCACCGGCGTGGGCCGCACCCTGCTCGGGCAGGCCGCCGACCGGGTGCTCAACGCCAGCCTGGAGCTCGGTGGCAATGCGCCGTTCGTGGTCACCGCCGATGCCGACCTCGACGCCGCCGTCGCCGGCGCGATGATCGCCAAGTTCCGCAACGGCGGCCAGGCCTGCACCGCCGCCAACCGGTTCTACGTGCACGCGGAGGTCCACGACGCCTTCGTGGCGAGGTTCGGAGCCGCGATCGAGGCGTTGCGGGTGGGTCCCGCCGCCGACGCCGACTCCGAGATCGGGCCGCTGATCACGCCGGCGGCCCGGGACCGGGTGGCAGCGAGCGTCGACGCCGCCGTCACCGCCGGCGCCCGGATCGCTCACCGCGCGAGCGCCCCGGCATCGGGTTGGTTCTACCCACCGACCCTGTTGACCGGCGTCCGCGCCGAGGATCCGCTGCTCGCCGAGGAGATCTTCGGTCCGGTCGCCCCGGTGGTCGCCTGGCAGGAGGAGGACGAGCTGGTCCGCCTCGCCAACGACACCGAGTTCGGTCTCGCCGCCTACGTGTACGCCGGCCGCCTCCAGGACGCGCTGCGCATCGCCGGCCGGATCGAGGCGGGCATGGTCGGCGTCAACCGTGGGGTGGTCTCGGACCCGTCCGCGCCCTTCGGCGGCGTCAAGCAGAGCGGCCTCGGCCGGGAGGGGGCCCGCGACGGCATCCGGGAGTATCAGGAGGTCCAGTACTTCAGCGTCGACCTCGGGGTCTGA
- the dcd gene encoding dCTP deaminase — MLLSDRDILAEIDSGRIALDPWEPSMVQPSSIDVRLDRFFRVFDNHKYPHIDPAADQSDLTREVEPNGDEPFILHPGEFVLGSTYEVVSLPDDVAARVEGKSSLGRLGLLTHATAGFVDPGFSGHVTLELANVATLPIKLYPGMKIGQFCFFRLTSASQHPYGSEKYGSRYQGQRGPTPSRSFQSFHRTSI, encoded by the coding sequence GTGCTGCTCAGCGACCGCGACATCCTTGCCGAGATCGACTCCGGCCGGATCGCCCTCGATCCGTGGGAGCCGTCGATGGTGCAGCCGTCCAGCATCGACGTGCGCCTGGACCGGTTCTTCCGGGTCTTCGACAACCACAAGTACCCGCACATCGACCCGGCCGCAGACCAGTCGGACCTGACCCGCGAGGTCGAGCCGAACGGCGACGAGCCGTTCATCCTGCACCCGGGCGAGTTCGTGCTGGGCTCGACGTACGAGGTGGTCTCGCTGCCCGACGACGTCGCGGCGCGGGTCGAGGGCAAGTCGTCGCTGGGCCGCCTGGGGCTGCTCACCCACGCCACCGCCGGCTTCGTCGACCCCGGCTTCTCCGGGCACGTGACCCTGGAGCTCGCGAACGTGGCGACCCTGCCGATCAAGCTCTACCCCGGGATGAAGATCGGGCAGTTCTGCTTCTTCAGGCTCACCTCCGCCTCGCAGCACCCCTACGGCTCGGAGAAGTACGGCTCGCGCTACCAGGGCCAGCGGGGCCCGACGCCGTCGCGGTCCTTCCAGAGCTTCCACCGGACGTCGATCTGA